The following proteins are co-located in the Candidatus Bathyarchaeota archaeon genome:
- a CDS encoding PIN domain-containing protein, whose protein sequence is MKNKQPTPSILLDTSFILPTLGINVGTEVSKGLKKLDETNEKIYYSQFSILESLWVTSRFLTSQTFNEERFKIGLKSIMKADRYTKVDENPEIFNEALILQKLGHKDMIDNILYSTSLHLNLKLLTLDTQLKKFIGDKGLKDTLISPNQITKPL, encoded by the coding sequence TTGAAGAACAAGCAACCCACACCAAGCATTCTCCTTGACACATCATTCATACTTCCAACCCTTGGAATAAACGTCGGCACAGAGGTTTCAAAAGGACTAAAAAAGCTTGATGAAACAAACGAAAAAATATACTATTCACAATTCAGCATTTTAGAATCACTATGGGTAACATCCAGATTTTTAACATCACAAACGTTCAACGAAGAACGCTTCAAAATCGGCCTCAAAAGCATAATGAAAGCTGACAGATACACGAAGGTTGATGAAAACCCTGAAATATTCAACGAAGCCTTGATACTACAGAAACTGGGCCACAAGGACATGATAGACAACATATTATACTCAACCTCGCTCCACCTCAACCTCAAACTCTTAACATTAGACACACAACTCAAAAAGTTCATCGGAGATAAAGGGCTGAAAGACACACTCATATCGCCCAACCAAATAACTAAACCATTATAA
- a CDS encoding AbrB/MazE/SpoVT family DNA-binding domain-containing protein produces MSLTIQTRIGKKYAIYIPKAVVKTLGLKEGQKISLRIVGNTLVIESIQDPIHLALSGERFASITHDQIEEISIEEQATHTKHSP; encoded by the coding sequence TTGAGTCTGACTATACAAACCCGAATCGGAAAAAAATACGCCATCTACATACCGAAGGCCGTGGTCAAAACCCTCGGACTAAAAGAAGGACAAAAAATATCACTAAGAATCGTTGGAAACACACTAGTCATAGAAAGCATCCAAGACCCTATTCACCTAGCCCTTTCAGGCGAAAGATTTGCATCCATAACCCACGATCAAATCGAGGAAATAAGCATTGAAGAACAAGCAACCCACACCAAGCATTCTCCTTGA